Proteins from a single region of Bacillota bacterium:
- a CDS encoding polysaccharide deacetylase family protein — translation MSQIRKNRSAITLILLVASAAWAFSVTFENSGLARANALLEESGSQLKDDYSLVELQSATVAEENIDLQARLFELQARLAELERVKAEETTPPLPHREQNRPTVRTAYLTFDDGPSQNTAKVLDILKEYGVKATFFVCGNPSEFGRNMYRRMKDEGHAIGNHTYSHNYRTIYASVDAYLADARKLDDLVQQTLGERPTLMRFPGGSDNRVSWQFGGKKLMSELTERALAEGYFYDDWNDSGQDAAVQTQDKATIVRSVLAGAAHRQAVIVLLHDSSSKTTTPEALPEIIEGLRDMGYTFATLSPSTFNVQFTY, via the coding sequence CCTAATCCTGCTGGTCGCCTCGGCCGCCTGGGCGTTCAGCGTCACCTTTGAGAACAGCGGGCTGGCCCGGGCCAACGCCCTTCTGGAGGAGTCCGGGTCTCAACTCAAGGACGACTACTCCCTGGTCGAGCTGCAGAGCGCCACGGTCGCTGAAGAGAACATCGATCTTCAGGCCCGTCTGTTCGAGCTTCAGGCGAGGCTGGCCGAGCTCGAGCGGGTCAAAGCCGAGGAGACGACCCCGCCGTTGCCGCACCGTGAGCAGAACCGCCCAACGGTCCGGACGGCCTACCTCACCTTCGACGATGGACCGAGCCAGAACACCGCCAAGGTCCTCGACATCCTCAAGGAGTATGGGGTCAAGGCGACCTTCTTCGTCTGCGGCAACCCGAGTGAGTTCGGGCGCAACATGTACCGCCGGATGAAGGACGAAGGCCACGCCATCGGCAACCACACCTACAGTCACAACTACCGGACCATCTACGCCTCCGTCGACGCCTACCTGGCCGATGCGAGGAAGCTGGATGACCTCGTCCAGCAGACCCTCGGCGAACGCCCGACCCTGATGCGCTTCCCGGGCGGGTCCGACAACCGTGTCTCCTGGCAGTTCGGCGGCAAGAAGCTGATGTCCGAGCTGACCGAGAGGGCCCTCGCCGAGGGCTACTTCTACGATGACTGGAACGACTCGGGCCAGGATGCGGCCGTCCAGACCCAGGACAAGGCGACCATCGTCCGCTCGGTGCTGGCCGGTGCGGCCCACCGGCAGGCCGTCATCGTCCTTCTCCATGACAGCAGCTCGAAGACGACCACCCCGGAAGCCCTGCCGGAAATCATCGAAGGTCTCAGGGATATGGGCTACACCTTCGCCACCCTTTCGCCGAGCACGTTCAATGTTCAGTTCACGTATTGA
- a CDS encoding GNAT family N-acetyltransferase produces MIRRYHPDDLPEVMRLVRTDEVVTTERVKEVLRDYQTLVFDEGGTVVGLACLQPQGKGRYNLRMYTDPGARRRGVGRDLYAALESLLAEAPPTRVTAMYRAAADDARAFFARRGFGLWYAMNQLVYRGPGFPEPAVEVEPYEDRYFDRLIRLNSEAFYPVRKRLGLEPAAVYRRQNTAEYRAHLAERRGDIFVVHVSGNLIAGGIVDGEVIDTVAVAPKAQREGFGRALTQFCVNLILRRGKPAVRTSVVAGSVPPQNLYASLGFEVSCVYEWVSRRPVDLAK; encoded by the coding sequence TTGATCCGACGGTACCACCCTGACGATCTGCCCGAGGTGATGCGCCTCGTCCGCACGGATGAGGTGGTCACCACCGAGCGGGTCAAGGAGGTCCTCCGAGACTACCAGACCCTCGTCTTCGACGAAGGCGGGACGGTCGTCGGACTGGCCTGCCTCCAACCGCAGGGCAAGGGTCGGTACAACCTGAGGATGTACACCGATCCGGGCGCCCGCCGGCGGGGGGTGGGGCGCGACCTTTACGCCGCCTTGGAGTCGCTCCTCGCCGAAGCGCCGCCGACCCGGGTCACGGCGATGTACCGGGCCGCCGCCGACGACGCCCGGGCCTTCTTCGCCCGCCGGGGGTTCGGCCTCTGGTACGCCATGAACCAACTGGTCTACCGCGGCCCCGGCTTTCCCGAGCCGGCCGTCGAGGTCGAACCGTACGAGGACCGTTACTTCGACCGCCTCATCCGGCTGAACAGCGAGGCCTTCTACCCGGTTCGAAAACGGCTCGGGCTCGAGCCCGCGGCGGTCTATCGCCGGCAGAACACCGCCGAGTATCGGGCCCACCTGGCCGAGAGGCGGGGCGACATCTTCGTCGTCCACGTTTCTGGCAACCTGATCGCTGGCGGCATCGTCGACGGGGAGGTCATCGACACCGTCGCCGTGGCCCCCAAGGCCCAGAGAGAAGGGTTCGGCAGGGCCCTCACGCAATTCTGCGTCAACCTCATTCTCAGGCGGGGCAAGCCGGCGGTCAGGACCTCGGTGGTGGCCGGCAGCGTCCCCCCGCAGAACCTCTACGCTTCACTCGGCTTCGAGGTGTCCTGTGTCTACGAGTGGGTCTCGCGTCGGCCGGTGGACCTGGCCAAGTGA
- a CDS encoding folate family ECF transporter S component, translating into MRGVYSTTRAGLLIAASVVLTRFFGVMVPLAGVGALRLSFGDVPIIMASLFLGPVWGAAVGAASDLLGFALNPMGGPYFPGFTLTAVLVGVLPALFLRLFTVGLERSGEGRAKLAFWRYLAAIACSDVITSMVLNSYWIHIMYGKALAAILPARIIARLVLIPISAALVSLTAQAMPVSLAALAKKPSTNGPTVG; encoded by the coding sequence ATGCGTGGGGTGTACAGTACCACCCGCGCGGGGCTCCTCATCGCGGCCAGTGTGGTCCTGACGCGTTTCTTCGGCGTCATGGTGCCACTGGCCGGAGTGGGTGCCCTGCGGCTCTCCTTCGGTGACGTCCCGATCATCATGGCCAGTCTCTTTCTCGGCCCCGTCTGGGGGGCGGCCGTCGGCGCCGCCTCGGACCTCCTGGGGTTCGCCCTCAATCCCATGGGCGGCCCGTACTTTCCCGGGTTCACCCTGACCGCCGTCCTGGTCGGAGTATTACCGGCCCTGTTCCTGAGGCTCTTCACCGTCGGCCTGGAGCGGTCCGGGGAAGGTCGCGCGAAGCTCGCCTTCTGGCGTTACCTTGCGGCCATCGCCTGTTCCGACGTGATCACCTCGATGGTCCTCAACTCCTACTGGATCCACATCATGTACGGCAAGGCCCTGGCCGCCATCCTGCCGGCCCGGATCATCGCCCGGCTGGTGCTCATCCCGATCTCGGCCGCCCTGGTCTCGCTGACCGCCCAGGCCATGCCGGTCAGCCTGGCGGCCCTGGCCAAAAAACCGAGCACCAACGGACCGACGGTAGGTTGA